From Streptomyces sp. Edi4, one genomic window encodes:
- a CDS encoding TIM barrel protein — protein sequence MAPLFSNKRGSNQRFDVNLSILFTELPLLERPAAAAAAGFTAVELWWPWIETPTPEQAELDALKNALDDAGTQLVGLNFYAGALPGPDRGALSIPGEESDRFRANIEVAAGFAASVGCKALNALYGNRVEGADPQVQDTLALENLVLAARAAHRVGAILLVEPLNKPESPLYPLVSAPSAIEVIDKVNAATGLGNAKFLLDIYHLSMNGENVSEVIEAYADKTGHVQIADNPGRGAPGTGSLPLEDLLDQLTKAGYDGWVGLEYKAPEAAASFGWLPAEARAAN from the coding sequence ATGGCCCCTCTTTTCTCGAATAAGCGCGGCTCGAACCAGCGCTTCGATGTGAACCTCTCGATCCTCTTCACGGAACTCCCGCTCCTTGAGCGCCCGGCGGCTGCCGCCGCGGCGGGCTTCACGGCGGTCGAGCTGTGGTGGCCCTGGATCGAGACGCCCACCCCCGAGCAGGCCGAACTCGACGCCCTCAAGAACGCGCTCGACGACGCCGGCACCCAGCTGGTGGGCCTCAACTTCTACGCCGGCGCCCTGCCTGGCCCGGACCGCGGCGCGCTGTCGATTCCCGGCGAGGAGTCGGACCGCTTCCGCGCCAACATCGAGGTGGCGGCCGGCTTCGCCGCCTCGGTCGGCTGCAAGGCGCTCAACGCGCTCTACGGCAACCGCGTCGAGGGCGCCGACCCGCAGGTGCAGGACACCCTCGCCCTGGAGAACCTCGTGCTCGCGGCCCGCGCGGCCCACCGGGTCGGGGCCATCCTTCTGGTCGAGCCCCTGAACAAGCCGGAGTCGCCGCTCTACCCGCTGGTGAGCGCCCCCTCGGCCATCGAGGTCATCGACAAGGTGAACGCGGCGACGGGCCTTGGCAACGCCAAGTTCCTGCTCGACATCTACCACCTGTCGATGAACGGCGAGAACGTCTCCGAGGTCATCGAGGCGTACGCCGACAAGACCGGCCATGTGCAGATCGCCGACAACCCGGGCCGCGGCGCGCCGGGCACCGGCTCGCTGCCGCTGGAAGACCTGCTCGACCAGCTCACGAAGGCCGGCTACGACGGCTGGGTCGGCCTGGAGTACAAGGCCCCCGAGGCCGCCGCCTCCTTCGGGTGGCTCCCCGCCGAGGCCCGCGCGGCGAACTGA
- a CDS encoding helix-turn-helix domain-containing protein, which produces MGAEVLPPALARPDDVVLAWEGEDVVAVRLPQLSDSLDHILAAMERRHGMPLAALDRKAKQSAVRTLEARGAFSVRHGVETVASALGVSRFTVYNYLNRDLNRDLTRGNTAKGD; this is translated from the coding sequence ATGGGCGCGGAGGTGCTGCCGCCCGCGCTCGCCCGGCCCGACGACGTGGTGCTCGCCTGGGAGGGCGAGGACGTGGTGGCCGTGCGCCTGCCGCAGCTCTCCGACTCCCTGGATCACATCCTCGCCGCCATGGAGCGCCGGCACGGCATGCCGCTCGCGGCCCTGGACCGCAAGGCCAAGCAGTCCGCCGTACGGACCCTCGAAGCGCGCGGCGCCTTCTCGGTACGGCACGGCGTGGAGACGGTCGCCTCGGCGCTCGGGGTCAGCCGCTTCACCGTCTACAACTACTTGAACAGGGATCTGAACAGGGATCTGACCAGGGGAAACACCGCCAAGGGCGACTGA
- the uraD gene encoding 2-oxo-4-hydroxy-4-carboxy-5-ureidoimidazoline decarboxylase has translation MTSTSTPGLARFNTSQDSAALAALHEVCASSVWGSKVLARRPYATAQDLFAASDAALAELTVKDLQEAMAGHPPIGRPKPGDPTSAREQRGMAGASEALKAELLELNLAYQDKFGHVFLICATGATGEQMRDAVKTRIGNTSEQEREIVRTELGKINRIRLTRLVEEDKD, from the coding sequence GTGACTTCGACTTCGACGCCGGGCCTCGCCCGGTTCAACACCTCACAGGACAGTGCGGCGCTCGCCGCGCTCCACGAGGTGTGCGCCAGTTCGGTGTGGGGGAGCAAGGTGCTCGCCCGGCGCCCGTACGCCACCGCGCAGGACCTCTTCGCCGCAAGCGACGCCGCTCTGGCCGAGCTGACCGTGAAGGACCTTCAAGAGGCGATGGCCGGGCACCCGCCGATCGGCCGGCCGAAGCCCGGTGACCCCACCTCCGCCCGTGAACAACGCGGCATGGCCGGGGCCTCCGAGGCCCTGAAGGCCGAGCTGCTCGAACTGAACCTGGCCTACCAGGACAAGTTCGGCCATGTCTTCCTGATCTGCGCGACCGGCGCCACCGGCGAGCAGATGCGCGATGCGGTAAAGACCCGGATCGGCAACACATCCGAGCAGGAGCGCGAGATCGTGCGCACCGAACTCGGGAAGATCAACCGAATCCGGCTGACCCGTCTCGTAGAAGAGGACAAGGACTGA
- the uraH gene encoding hydroxyisourate hydrolase encodes MSTATTASVSTHILDTSVGRPAGNVAVSLAARSGSGAQWTALGGSTTDADGRCKDLPALPEGTTHVRLDFAVEEYFSTHQSSDKKQAEAQQDAPRVRDSGAFFPEVAITFAVTPGEHYHVPLLLNPFGYSVYRGS; translated from the coding sequence ATGAGCACCGCCACCACCGCATCGGTGTCCACGCACATCCTGGACACCAGCGTCGGACGCCCCGCCGGGAACGTCGCCGTCTCGCTCGCGGCCCGCTCGGGCTCCGGTGCCCAGTGGACCGCGCTCGGCGGCTCCACGACCGACGCGGACGGGCGCTGCAAGGACTTGCCGGCCCTGCCGGAAGGCACCACCCACGTACGGCTCGACTTCGCGGTCGAGGAGTACTTCTCCACCCACCAGTCCAGCGACAAGAAGCAAGCCGAGGCGCAGCAGGACGCCCCCCGCGTAAGGGACAGCGGTGCGTTCTTCCCGGAGGTGGCGATCACGTTCGCCGTCACCCCGGGCGAGCACTACCACGTACCGCTGCTGCTCAACCCGTTCGGCTACTCCGTTTACCGAGGGAGCTAG
- the pucL gene encoding factor-independent urate hydroxylase: MPTILGQNQYGKAENRVVKITRDGDTHHIKDLNVSVALSGDMEDVHYSGSNANVLPTDTTKNTVFAFAKEYGIESAEQFGIHLARHFVTSQEPIKIARIRIEEFAWDRIETSEANSKFIGSDDVKHSFVRKGQETRVSQITYDGEKWEVISGLKDLTVMNSTNSEFWGYVKDKYTTLQEAYDRILATSVSARWRFNWTDDEQKAPNWEKSYEQVRKHMLQAFAETYSLSLQQTLYQMGSRIINSRSEIDEVRFSLPNSHHFLVDLEPFGLKNDNEVYFAADRPYGLIEGTVLRDGAEPQIPVDMTNL; this comes from the coding sequence ATGCCCACGATTCTCGGCCAGAACCAGTACGGCAAAGCAGAGAACCGCGTCGTCAAGATCACGCGGGACGGCGACACGCACCACATCAAGGACCTGAACGTCTCGGTCGCCCTGTCCGGCGACATGGAGGACGTGCACTACTCGGGCTCCAACGCCAACGTGCTCCCGACGGACACCACCAAGAACACGGTGTTCGCCTTCGCCAAGGAGTACGGCATCGAGTCCGCCGAGCAGTTCGGCATCCACCTCGCGCGGCACTTCGTGACCTCGCAGGAGCCGATCAAGATCGCGCGGATTCGTATCGAGGAGTTCGCCTGGGACCGCATCGAGACCTCCGAGGCCAACTCGAAGTTCATCGGTTCCGACGACGTCAAGCACTCCTTCGTCCGCAAGGGCCAGGAGACCCGGGTCTCCCAGATCACCTACGACGGCGAGAAGTGGGAGGTCATCTCCGGTCTCAAGGACCTGACGGTGATGAACTCGACCAACTCCGAGTTCTGGGGCTACGTCAAGGACAAGTACACGACGCTCCAGGAGGCCTACGACCGCATCCTGGCGACCAGTGTCTCCGCCCGCTGGCGGTTCAACTGGACCGACGACGAGCAGAAGGCGCCGAACTGGGAGAAGTCCTACGAGCAGGTGCGCAAGCACATGCTCCAGGCTTTCGCCGAGACGTACTCGCTCTCACTCCAGCAGACCCTGTACCAAATGGGTTCGCGCATCATCAACAGCCGGTCCGAGATCGACGAGGTTCGCTTCTCGCTGCCGAACAGCCACCACTTCCTCGTGGACCTCGAACCGTTCGGGCTCAAGAACGACAACGAGGTCTACTTCGCGGCGGACCGTCCGTACGGTCTGATCGAAGGGACCGTCCTGCGTGACGGTGCCGAGCCGCAGATCCCGGTCGACATGACCAACCTCTGA
- a CDS encoding nucleobase:cation symporter-2 family protein, translating to MAQPAMGPAPADGPCTTPPEGAVHPVDEKLPASRLVPAALQHIAAMYAGVVTPPLIIGQAVGLDTAGQTRLIAASLLIAGLATVLQTLGVANFAGNRLPFVNAASSAGIAPMLAIAETSAKGHQLPAIYGAVMVAGVFCLLVGPFFGRLLRFFPPLVTGVVITLIGVTLMPVPVSWAQGGDKSAAGFGSMDNLALAAFTLVVILLFQRFGRGFVRQVALLLGLLIGTLAAVPFGMADFSAMRSAPVAALPTPFAFGAPEFHPAAVLSLCIVMLVLMTESSAGMLAIGEICERRTDGRTIARGLRTDGIATLLGPVFGGFPTSAFAQNVGVVSLTRVRSRYVVAVAGCALLVLGAFPMLGAVVSLVPMPVLGGAGIVLFGSIAVSGIRTLSEAGLDDSSNIILVAVALGAGIIPLAAPTFYAGFPAWAQTVLGSGISAGALTAVLLNLFFHHLGTRSRVAAPALKSS from the coding sequence ATGGCACAGCCTGCAATGGGGCCGGCACCAGCCGACGGCCCATGTACCACCCCACCTGAAGGTGCCGTGCACCCGGTGGACGAAAAGCTTCCCGCCTCGCGGCTCGTCCCCGCCGCGCTCCAGCACATCGCCGCCATGTACGCGGGCGTCGTCACCCCTCCGCTCATCATCGGCCAGGCCGTCGGCCTGGACACCGCGGGACAGACCCGGCTCATCGCGGCCAGTCTGCTCATCGCGGGGCTCGCCACCGTCCTTCAGACCCTGGGCGTGGCGAACTTCGCCGGAAACCGGCTCCCGTTCGTCAACGCCGCCTCGTCGGCCGGCATCGCGCCCATGCTCGCGATCGCCGAGACCAGCGCCAAGGGCCACCAACTCCCCGCCATCTACGGCGCGGTGATGGTGGCCGGGGTCTTCTGCCTCCTGGTCGGCCCCTTCTTCGGACGGCTGCTGCGCTTCTTCCCGCCGCTGGTGACCGGTGTCGTGATCACGCTCATCGGCGTCACGCTGATGCCCGTTCCCGTCTCCTGGGCGCAGGGCGGCGACAAGAGCGCCGCCGGCTTCGGCTCCATGGACAACCTGGCGCTCGCCGCCTTCACCCTCGTCGTGATCCTGCTCTTCCAGCGCTTCGGCCGGGGCTTCGTGCGTCAAGTGGCGTTGCTGCTGGGCCTGTTGATCGGTACGCTCGCCGCTGTCCCGTTCGGCATGGCGGACTTCTCCGCCATGCGGTCCGCGCCCGTCGCCGCTCTGCCCACGCCCTTCGCCTTCGGGGCGCCCGAGTTCCACCCGGCCGCCGTCCTGTCGCTGTGCATCGTGATGCTGGTCCTGATGACCGAGTCCAGCGCCGGCATGCTGGCCATCGGAGAGATCTGCGAGCGCCGCACCGACGGACGCACCATCGCCCGCGGCCTGCGCACCGACGGCATCGCCACCCTGCTCGGCCCCGTCTTCGGAGGCTTCCCCACCAGCGCGTTCGCGCAGAACGTCGGCGTCGTCTCGCTGACTCGCGTGCGCAGCAGGTACGTTGTCGCCGTCGCGGGCTGCGCCCTCCTGGTGCTCGGCGCCTTCCCGATGCTCGGCGCGGTGGTCTCGCTGGTCCCGATGCCCGTGCTCGGCGGCGCCGGAATCGTCCTGTTCGGCTCCATAGCCGTCAGCGGTATCCGCACCCTCTCCGAGGCCGGACTCGACGACAGCTCCAACATCATCCTGGTCGCCGTGGCACTCGGGGCGGGCATCATCCCGCTCGCCGCGCCCACCTTCTACGCCGGATTCCCCGCCTGGGCACAGACCGTGCTCGGGTCCGGCATCAGCGCCGGAGCGCTCACGGCGGTCCTGCTCAACCTTTTCTTCCACCATCTCGGCACCCGGAGCCGCGTCGCGGCCCCGGCACTCAAATCCTCGTAG
- a CDS encoding 8-oxoguanine deaminase: protein MAPSAAPQRIVIENCAIATVDANDTEYASGYLVVADNKIESIGAGQAPKGLDNVVRRIDGTGHLVTPGLINTHHHFYQWITRGLATDHNLFNWLVALYPTWARIDERMGRVAAQGSLAMMARGGVTTAMDHHYVYPRDAGDLSGAIIGAASEMGVRFTLARGSMDRSEKDGGLPPDFAVETLEGALSATAETVDRFHDATFGSMTQVAVAPCSPFSVSTELMKQGAELARAKGVRLHTHGSETVEEEQFCKELFGMGPTDYFESTGWLGNDVWMAHCVHMNDSDIAAFARTGTGVAHCPSSNARLAAGIARVPDMLAAGVPVGLGVDGTASNESGELHTELRNALLINRLNAQHRESALSARQALRLGTYGGAQVLGRADEIGSLEAGKLADFVLWKLDTIAHASIADPVTALVFGAAAPVTASFVNGKQIVEDNRLTTVDEDAIAVATREEAQRLARIAAQA, encoded by the coding sequence ATGGCACCTTCGGCAGCCCCCCAGCGCATCGTCATCGAGAACTGTGCGATCGCCACCGTGGACGCGAATGACACCGAGTACGCCTCCGGGTACCTCGTCGTCGCCGACAACAAGATCGAGTCGATCGGAGCCGGCCAGGCCCCGAAGGGCCTGGACAACGTGGTCCGCCGCATCGACGGCACCGGACACCTGGTCACCCCGGGCCTGATCAACACCCACCACCACTTCTACCAGTGGATCACGCGCGGTCTGGCCACCGACCACAACCTCTTCAACTGGCTGGTCGCCCTGTACCCGACGTGGGCGCGCATCGACGAGCGGATGGGGCGCGTCGCCGCCCAGGGCTCGCTCGCCATGATGGCCCGCGGCGGCGTCACCACCGCCATGGACCACCATTACGTCTACCCGCGTGACGCCGGCGACCTGTCCGGCGCGATCATCGGCGCGGCCTCCGAGATGGGCGTGCGCTTCACCCTGGCCCGTGGCTCCATGGACCGCAGCGAGAAGGACGGCGGTCTGCCGCCGGACTTCGCCGTGGAGACCCTGGAGGGAGCGCTCTCGGCGACCGCCGAGACCGTCGACCGCTTCCACGACGCGACCTTCGGCTCGATGACGCAGGTCGCCGTCGCGCCCTGCTCGCCCTTCTCGGTCTCCACCGAACTCATGAAGCAGGGCGCCGAGTTGGCGCGCGCCAAGGGCGTACGGCTGCACACCCACGGCTCGGAGACCGTGGAGGAGGAGCAGTTCTGCAAGGAGCTGTTCGGCATGGGCCCCACCGACTACTTCGAGTCGACCGGCTGGCTCGGCAACGACGTGTGGATGGCGCACTGCGTCCACATGAACGACTCCGACATCGCCGCCTTCGCCCGCACCGGCACCGGCGTCGCCCACTGCCCCTCCTCCAACGCGCGTCTGGCCGCGGGCATCGCCCGTGTCCCGGACATGCTGGCGGCCGGCGTGCCGGTGGGCCTCGGTGTGGACGGCACCGCGTCCAACGAGTCGGGCGAGCTGCACACCGAGCTGCGCAACGCGCTGCTCATCAACCGCCTCAACGCCCAGCACCGCGAGAGCGCTCTCAGCGCCCGTCAGGCGCTGCGCCTTGGCACCTACGGCGGTGCCCAGGTGCTCGGCCGCGCCGACGAGATCGGCTCCCTCGAAGCCGGCAAGCTCGCGGACTTCGTGCTGTGGAAGCTGGACACCATCGCCCACGCCTCCATCGCCGACCCGGTCACCGCGCTGGTCTTCGGCGCCGCCGCACCGGTCACCGCCTCGTTCGTGAACGGCAAGCAGATCGTCGAGGACAACCGTCTCACCACGGTCGACGAGGACGCCATCGCGGTGGCGACCCGTGAAGAGGCCCAGCGCCTCGCCCGGATCGCCGCACAGGCCTGA